The DNA segment GTTGTTTTATTAGCGGTGATTGGCGTTGTCATTTCCGTGGTTGGCATTGGCTTTAGCCTCAATGCTTTTACGGGTTTATCACTGCCCATTGCTTTACTGGTTGGGGCAAGTTTAGCTGCCACAGATCCGGTATCGGTTATTGCCTTATTCCGAGAATTAGGGGTTGGTGAACGCTTAACCGTTCTCATGGAAGGGGAAAGTTTGTTTAATGATGGGGTGGCAGTCGTTGCCTTTAGTTTACTTGTCGGAATTCCCCTCGGCACTCAAGAATTTTCAGTGACCAATACCTTAGTGCAATTTGTTATGTTTACTGGGGTTGGCATTGGGGTTGGAGGACTCATTGGCTTTAGCATTTCCTATTTAACCCAACGTTTTGATTTACCATTAGTTGAACAATCTTTAACATTGGTTTCTGCTTATGGCACGTATTTAATTACAGAAGAATTAGGCGGTTCTGGGGTCATTGGTGTGGTCACAGTGGGCTTAATTTTAGGGAATTTTGGCTCTCGAATCGGGATGAACCCGCGCACCCGTTTACTCGTTTCCGAATTTTGGGAATTTATCGCCTTTTTTGTCAATTCCATTGTCTTTCTCCTGATCGGTGACCAAATTAATATCCGAGGTCTGGCTGATAACGGGATGTTAATTTTAGTGACAATTGTTGCTTTAGTGCTCATTCGCGCCATCAGTATTTACGGATTGGGAACGATTAGTAATTTCATTACCCAACAAGATATTAGCTGGCGAGAAGAAACGGTTTTATGGTGGGGCGGTTTACGCGGTTCCGTTTCCATTGCTTTGGCCTTAAGTGTTCCCGTCATGTTAGAAGGCAG comes from the Cyanobacteria bacterium GSL.Bin1 genome and includes:
- a CDS encoding sodium:proton antiporter; this encodes VVLLAVIGVVISVVGIGFSLNAFTGLSLPIALLVGASLAATDPVSVIALFRELGVGERLTVLMEGESLFNDGVAVVAFSLLVGIPLGTQEFSVTNTLVQFVMFTGVGIGVGGLIGFSISYLTQRFDLPLVEQSLTLVSAYGTYLITEELGGSGVIGVVTVGLILGNFGSRIGMNPRTRLLVSEFWEFIAFFVNSIVFLLIGDQINIRGLADNGMLILVTIVALVLIRAISIYGLGTISNFITQQDISWREETVLWWGGLRGSVSIALALSVPVMLEGRQDIIEAVFGVVLFTLLVQGLTMQTVIEKLGLIGDRAQRRNYRELIARRSALERVLQHLDAVKPSPSIDEEFKNYQRGLVQGQLESVNQEITQLQQSYPQLQSLEQEQLRDQLLEVEAETYAEFIRAGKLNNNLSPLLQEVLAKED